From Nitrospirota bacterium, one genomic window encodes:
- the rpsT gene encoding 30S ribosomal protein S20, which produces MKRARQAEKRKLRNQSIKSILKSLVKKVESEVINKNLEGARSALAEAVPAINKAASKGVIHRNTASRKVSRLTRLINSALSGAA; this is translated from the coding sequence ATGAAAAGGGCACGGCAAGCTGAAAAAAGGAAGCTGAGAAACCAGTCCATCAAGTCCATCCTGAAATCACTTGTAAAAAAAGTGGAGTCAGAGGTGATCAATAAAAACCTTGAAGGAGCGCGGTCTGCCCTTGCCGAAGCTGTTCCTGCTATTAATAAGGCTGCATCCAAAGGTGTAATACACAGAAATACTGCATCCAGGAAGGTCTCACGGCTCACAAGGCTTATCAATTCCGCCCTCTCTGGAGCAGCTTAA